Genomic window (Clarias gariepinus isolate MV-2021 ecotype Netherlands chromosome 4, CGAR_prim_01v2, whole genome shotgun sequence):
tacaaaaggaaaatgttGTGTGACTGTCCTAATTTTAAGTAGTTTGTACAGTATCGATATAAATTGctgctttttaataaataaatagattaaagaCATAATTTAGAAAACAAGTGTTCTAGATTTCAACACTATGTTTAACTCAATATCAACAACAGCACTGTTAGCATCATATGCTGgacaattgtatttttatttttgcacactTGCTGAGGTAACAATTTAACTACAATTAAGTAAATATGTCTATCATTTTccaacacaaaaataacatttgtttGAGTGACAAACATTTCTTAAACACAACTTTAATATCAGGCAAGTTTAAATGCTGTAGCTAAAGCTTATCATCAAGCTTCTTGTTTTACcagcaaaaacacaaataaacattagctttctgtaattaaagttatttctatCTTTCTCGGTAACTTTATCTGTTAGCCTATTCTTTGGCTAAGACAGTCACTAGCTAGCTATAAGAGTTGACTATCTTACTAGCTAATGTTTTGGTAACTTAAAACAGATTGtgctttattactttacagGCATAAAATACGAGTCAATATTATACTCCCGGTAAAACGTTTAAAAACACAGTTTTTTCCCTACCACTAATACCTAACTAatgtagggggaaaaaaaaaaggtttttctcCTGTACATTAACATTAGCTAAGCTAGCTTGTTATGACATGTTTTGGGGtatattttacaatgtttttttaggttGCAGTTATTACGTTAAGTAATTAGGTAGTGTGAGTgaattttactcattattatataattaaacttgCTGACTAAAATAATAGGTAAATGGTAGACTATTTGCAAGGGTAGTATTTACCACCcaccaaaatcattttttacagtgactactggatataaatattattaacttATTCTTTAGTGAGGCatcatgaatgtttttaaagatatttaaacAGATGAAGACTACTCTGACTACGATAACTTAGATAAGGATGATGACATATACCAGGCCTGCAATAACAACAATATAAGGTCAATATAAAGACCTCCTTGTCCTGATCTCGTTGCCTTTCTGGGCTTACTATGCCGCCATATCTGTGTGGGGCATTGGGAGCTTCATGTGCAGTCCAGTGACAGCGCTCTACCTGCTGAGATTTTATGTAAGCATCTTCTTTATGATCCTCACAGTGACATTGTACCACTACGCTGTCATTGTCCATACATATGCCTGTCTCTTCtctataacaacaacaactattGACAGGAAGTTCTCAGAGAGGGAGCCCTCTGGTCCTCATACATCTGAGTAATTTGCACTACAAAACTTGGATaaccacaaatggagaaaagtGCAACAGTTGTAAAGAGGATGAATTaagcatgtgtacagtatgtgtgtgtttgtgtgtgtgtgtcctgcgatggattggcatcctgtccagggtataccccacctcatgcctaAAGTTTCCTTCACTTAAGACGtatggaaaatgaatgaataaattaattaattcattttctaatttttcttttttctttttgttttacatgatttattagCTGTTCAATTGAGATAAAGACTTTTTTATGCTGAAGATTTCTAGGTTTCTAGATTTATATAGgctatgttaaatgtttttgttgtatttcaGTTTATACATAGTTTATGCACAGAATATATCTCACTatatatgaattaataaatctTATTAAGTTATGACATCTTTTGTTTTCATATATTCATCCCACTAAAGTGTCATTTGCAAAGTGTCATTGTGTATATAAACACATTGAGagcaaaatgcaataaatgtcACTTTTAGTCTATTtaagcaaattattattttctgacaCACAAGGTTAtctataacaaaacattttacttgAAAACTAGAAAAATCTTCTATGTTTTCAGCGAAGCATTAAATGTTGCCTTCATATTTTTGAGCAAAGCCTGGTGTGACGTGACGCTTCTTTCTTATCGCTTTGTTTCTGTCGCATGATCAGTGAAGTGAAGATACATTCTCTGCATTGTGGTTTCTGTAAGTGCTTTGTATGTGTTCAAAAGGTTTTTGGTAAATGTTGAAAGCAAGAAAAGGAAGTTTACAATTTGTTACTGCTGTTGCAGTCAGTACTAGGAGTAATAAATGACAGGCATACATAACAAAACTGTGTGGGATGCTGTAGCGTAAGCACTGTGGTGGAGCtgaaaaataacattacaaaatttGCACAAATGATCTGCATGCAAGAGGCAGGAGATTTATGTGCAATGTGTGTATGAAGTTGTTGCATTTGCTTTATCTGGTTCTGTCCTCCACTACTTAAATGTTGTAAACCTGTTTAATGCACCAAGAATAGGATAAAAGGGGATGGTGGGTATAGCAATTGTGGCCAAAGAGTTTTAAAAATTTAGACATATAtcctttacttttctttaaatatcTTAGCATATTGGTGAACAATTGGTGAGTGCTGCTAATGACTGGTAAACCTTTGGGCAACTTTGGGAACTAATGTCCATGATATCTACTAGATTTCATAAGaatacttttaacattttttttttttactctgtaccagcatgtcaaaGAACCCATGCACTATttgggatatacagtatgtatgactTTGTAATAAGGAGCTATGTTATTTTTGTTACCTTTCACTTACTGCTATAAAAAGATTGTGCCAAATTTGGATTAATTTAACACTGTATGAAAATAGAAGGAAAATTTTTGGCCACATTTTTGAGCAATTTCCTACTCTaagacatttaataaatacaggCCCTGGTCAGTAGTTGAGCTCTTTCTCccaagtttataaaaaaagaagaaagggtTTTATGACAGCTCATAAATGTATCATTGCACCACAATGTGGATTTTCTTTACCAGGAAACAAATGATGAAAGTTTCATTTACAAACAATCCAAACAGTTTCaacactgcctggcaaaaaaaaaaatttaagttttcCAACTCTAACTATCTCTAAGATGATGAGGAGGGTGTTTCCAGACACTGGCTCTCTCAAGTGGGTGGAACGATCAGGCAGTGTGCAACTGGTTTTTTTGAGGGCCTGTCAGAGGCACTTTAGAACAAACTAGTCTCCTAGGAGCTTCCCCTCTGGCCTTAACTTATGGATCTGACCAGGTCAATTTGCTTCTTCACCTTTGGAGTCCAAACAGGATATCACCGCCCAAGATCACACCTACCTCACCAAGAacatgtaaacaggaaaaaccCATGCATCTCACCAGAGGAACAACTGCAACACCAGTGCTGGCTGCTTCTTTGTCTTCCTCGTCCACAGACAACAGACCCACATGGTACAGACACTGATCGACTCAGGCTCAGGCCACATCCTAATCAACGCAGCCTCATTCAAGGCTCTGGTTATCCCCACACAGCCTTTGGAGACCCATCTGAAGGTCCAAGCCATCAATCCAGGCTGCTTCCATCAATCCTTTACTACTTTTTTGTTCTGAGAGTCTCAGGTAACCACTCAGAGCAGCTATGGTCATTCTGGGTCCAGGCTAGGAACTCAATCTCAGCCTGGAGTCCATCATATTCCATGACCTGCCTCCGAGCTGCTGTCACATCATGACTCAGCCCTGCCTCCATGGAGGAACCAAGACAAATCCCACACTGTTTCTCCCCCTCCCCCACTGATCATATGACTTCCCCATTGGCCTGCTCCCAGGCACCACTCCTCCCAAGGTCTGCCTATACCCCTCTTCCTTCTAAAGGAACGTAAAGCCATGGACCAGTACATAACCGAGACCCTTGTGGCGGGGATCATTTGTCCTTCATCATCCGCTGCGGGAGCCAGGTTCTTCCTTGTGGGCATAAAAATACCATCATAGCTCTGCAGAACACATACCACCATCGACCACATTTCTTGGGATCTTTATTGCTCCTCAGGCATCAAGATGGAGCCCACTAATCCCCAAACAGTGGTAAATTTGCCCTCAAGCCCCTCATGACAGGAGCTTTAAAGGTTCTTGGGGTTTGTGAATTTTTATCACTGCTTATTAATTGTGAAGTTTTTCATCCCTGATGGTGCAGCCATAATCCAGGACTCAAGTTGTGAAAGTGTGAAGGATTATAACCCATACAAGATAAAAATTAATTCTACAGCTGCAATTATTTTAATCCTATTTGGATAAATTTTAACCATCTGGCTGAAATGAAAGCCTGCAAAAACCCTGAGCAAAATAATCTTGCTCTTTGCTTTTCTGTTGAATAGATTTTAGAAAACTATCCTTAATACAGTAGGTGTTATAATTTGACTAGAACACACAAATTCCCATGTTTATTAACAATTAAGATTGTACagtgcttattttttttatacttataaGTTTAAGCCCCAAAGACAAAACCCCACCCAATTAAAACTTCTCAGTGCAACTTCTTGTTAAATACCCTAATACACAATACACAAGGTGCTTTCACAATCATTCTTGGGCTAAGGAGACAGTGACAATGGACTCCAACATGACAAGTAGGTggaatattttcattaaaatttattCTGCCAGTGTAAATATGAATAGAAATAACTAAAACTGGCAATGGGCTCTCTATCTCTTTCACTGAAGAGAGGTGGTCTCAAATGCTTTGatctctatactgtacatatctctacacattatataagtaATTTTAATGGAGATATAGACTATGCCTGGCAATAAATTGCAATCCAGCacaataataaaactgtataattATCACTTATTTTTTCATGTCTTAAAGACATgtcttaaattaattaaatgatttgatagcggtcacaaaaaaaaaagaaaatgcatttgtttgcttttgcttttaatgcaattttttaCATGCAATGCATGTAATGTATGACAAGACAAccgattttttttaatactgtaacaAGCGGAGAACTCTTATCTTTCTAAAtattaatacagtggaaccttggattatgagcataatacGTTCCGGAAGGAACGAATTGTATTACAAAaattccataagaaataatggaaactcaaattatttattccacatcctaaaaaatgaatacataaaaacaattaatacaaaatataaagtaaaaattaaacaaactaccctgcactttacctttaaaaaaagtaaatataaatccagacagataagtgtttccgtttatgcgcgcaggtgctgtgagtgcgtgtgtgtgtgtgcatgtgtgtgtgtgcgtgtgtgcgtgcgtgcgtgcgtgtgtgtgtgtaaaattcagTTAAGAgcggagaaaggtttactgtgtaaaatgAGAAGGAGGAGACGGGAGGGACAgatttcttttctccttttactttcaattcacacacacacacatattaacagaaagactgttttgtcagaaaaaatagaaacatcgctaatgacactcgcatgagcgcatactaacagaaccagtgctataaagtaaaacaaacaaacaaataaacccgccctttacctttgaaaagaattgcgacataGCAGTGTTTCAGtgtagagtttgtgtgtgtgtgtgtgtgtgtgtgtgtttgtgtgtgaagccgAGAGGGGTGGGGGGGTTTGTAaaggcaagagtgtgtgtgtgaaggagccagtgtcaaattacgcgcgcacacacacataacgacaggcgagaaggagagagggagaaaatggatctttaacctctctaatgagacttgcttttactttacaaaGGCGCTCTACACATGcgcttaaaaacacaaaataaattatgttttacatgcagacacgtggtcacagtgttatagtaaacagtacagtacaggcttgcacagatgttgattttaCCGCTGAGAGACGCCCACTAAGGCCAAGcagaggagacgattacccacaattctgcagtgaggaaagagaaaaaacattgttgcaaaatgcattactcgcaatccaaggttccactgtactagtTTGATGTCCGTCAAAACAGAATGGTGTTCAGTTAAGGCTCACACTTTACAGAAACTTAGATTGTTTGTAAATAGTATGAGATTTATTGTCAGCAGCTTGGTGTTGTGTGTCCTGATCAAGTACCACATCAGTTCTAACATGTCAGATGTGTGCTTTGTCAATTTGGCATTTTCAGGTCTCTGCTtccttattacattttttttttctgctcatgTGCTGAACCTACTTGAAATTATACATTTCAAATATAAAGTACAAGCAATCATTATTAATACTGCAAGccataatatgaataaaaagactaagataataaaataaaaatgcttacccattgctgtttttatttaattattttctgatctgcaaagatttatttattgatagaTGGTGCTTTGggacaataataaaattatacacCTGTGCGTTTAATAACTGATAAAGAACCCTGTATATTCATTGTGTATAATATATGCtgatttgtatttgtaatttttcTATAAACAGCCATGGACTATGCttatttgtattgtatgtaaatattatttacattatttagtgATTCATAATGacaaatgtattttcttttgtcTTAAACAGCCAAATTCCCTGACTACTATGACCTAAATTTAGATGAAAGCATATATCAGGCCTGCACCAATGAATACTTAAAGGAATTTAGCCGAGTCTTCCTCCCCACACTCTACTGCATTGTCTTTATCATTGGATTCATTAGCAACAGCCTGGTGTTGTGTGTCCTGGTCAAGAACTACAAAAAATCCAACATGTCAGATGTGTGCCTCTTCAATCTGGCACTTTCAGACCTCCTCTTCCTTATCTCTTTGCCTTTCTGGGCTCACTATGCAGCCAGCACTGAGTGGATCTTCGGGGGCTTTATGTGCCATGCAGTGACAGCGCTCTACATGCTGGGATTCTATGGAAGCATCTTCTTCATGATCCTCATGACTGTAGACCGCTATGCTGTCATTGTCCACAGAAATAACAACCTCATTCCAAAATACTGGTCTGTCAGAGCTGGTATAGCTTTGGTATTGTTTATGTGGGTACTTATTATGGGAGCCTCTCTGCCAATTATCATTTTCTCACAAGTGATGAACACATCAAATGTGTCAAAATGTGTAGTGATATTTCCACAAGGGACAGAGTGGATGTCTTCCTTTTACCTTCAGATTATTTTCCACTGGATCCTTCCTCTGTCAGTGATGGTGTTCTGTTATTCGCGCATCATCCCTATTTTAATGGCTATGAAGTCTCAGAAGAGATACAAAGCTGTCAGGCTCCTGCTGATCACAGtcactgttttctttttcttctgggTGCCCTACACCATTGTCATCTTCCTGAAGTTTTTACAATACTTGGGCTACATGAACACCTGTCGGTTATATCAGGACCTTAACATGGCTTTGCAATGGGTGAAAATAATAGCATTCAGCCACTGCTGCCTCAACCCCATAATTTACGGCTATATGGGGCAAAGATTCAGGAAATTATTTCTCAAAGCATTGAATGATTGGTTTCCTCTTTGTTTTGGCAAGCCAACAACAATTTAAAGTTAGTTCCCTGAAAGGAGGAGCCGTGGGCACTTAAACTGGTCAGCATTTTCTAGCACAAAGACAAAATCAAAAGTATAAATGCATGCAAGTGCAAGTCAGTAAAAAGTTCTGCTTTGGCTAGATTACGGTCTTTCCGAAAAAGTTTATACCTAATTTATATTCGTActtcttatttttaaacaaattgtgtaCATATTTTCAataagtttgttttaaaaataatctatcaagctcttgtttgtttatttttttaattactaagtATCTTTAAAGCACTAATTAAGATAATATTAATTAGTAACACATCAAACTTAAATGCACTGGCTGACCcccaaaatgtttaatatactACTAGTTCCTGGTTCATATTTGACTGTATTAAGCTTTGATTACAATGTGcatgaatatgaatattttatgtgtgaaaatgatttatcaTGCTCCCACAATCACTTCTTCATCAATAGAATAACCTGCTCATTCAGTACATACAGGTCATCAGTTGATGCGAGCTAATGTTATGTTTATGTCATAAAGCTACTGACTCCAGCATCTATTCCTGTATCATTCCAAGACAGAAATAGCATGCAATGCTTAGATTTCTGTGGCCACAAAGGTAAAATTCAAGGCACACTACCAGATCTCCAACCCTTGCCTTCCTCAGGAAGCTTGATTGAAGAGGAATTTCTAAGGTTGGTATGAAAGCCCTTACAGTATATGTTCTGTGCAAAGGCAAGACCTCAACCTTACTGAACACCTTTAGGTTGTATGGGAATGTAATACCAATGCTACAGTATCTCCTTACCTAAAAATTTGCATCACTtgggtatactgtatgtgcacagcCAGAGGGAGACATCATACAGTTAGAAAGAGAAAGATCTTCTCCAAGTTTTCTTTTGCAAgctttagtttttaaaataggAGATTGATTTGACAGTTTATAACTGTACCAACAGATGGCCCTGCAGCACAAATTTAATAATCTAAAGATTTACCTATGAATAAATCCTTGGACGTGGCACTGTGGTcaataaatacagaataaatatggCAGAATAGTTTTAATCTGTGATGTCTGAAGACAGAATGTGTACACTTGTAAATTTTTTCCCTCTTAAAAAGATACTCCAGAGCTGCCACCTCATTTTGGAACTGCAATGCCACTGTAGGGGAGGAAGACATGTAAACAGGTGCATACACGATATCAGACAATAGTCTTGAATGTCCTTTGAGTTGTCTGGGACATTGTTATCCGCAGCTCTAAAGAATATGTGAGATGTTTGGGTCATGGATATTAGTAGCATCTGTCAGTCTGAATATGACTGAAGATGTTATTTGCCTTTCATGATTGCAATCCTAGAGACAACAGAAACAGTCTTATATGTATGCTAATATTTAGCACAGATACCCACATCTctgtattaatttaatatttattatttatttatacttaggAGAATCTATAAAGGcagtaatattatttatttatacttcaGGAGAATCTATAAAGGCAGTAAGAACACGAGTTACAGAACCAGGGTATATAAGAAGCTCTAatgtagttatttattttagtttttagtttttttagatTCAAGGATTCTTGGTACACATATCCTTGTgctcattttattttctttagaacCATTTTTGCTTTAGTTATCTATGTCTATTTTACATTGCTTTATTTTCCTTAAGTTCTAACTGCTAGCATATAAAGTCAATAAAAGGACTACCTCCCACTGTGTGGCTAATGCTATAACTGCGGTGTTCCAGAGAAATTCTTTTGTATGTGGGAAGGACTGTCATGTCTGTATGATAAGGAAGCGAACGCATGAAGTATTAGTGAGTTTATTCTTTGTTCCAAGTtaacacacaaaagaaaaccaaaagaaaacaaaactactGAAAtttgggtctgcaggcgggtaGGGTTAGACACTACAGGGCTTAGGGGCTACATTCTTAAGGACTTAATCTAAGTGGGTTTAGGGTTTAGATAATTATGACTGTCGCATTCTTTaccattaatatatttttaatatatttattaattaaatatatgacataattcattaatatatttaaataatagtgcttagctctgggtcagaagTGAATTAACtctttaacgattcgggttaatttgattaactgaattaaaatttatagTGTACACTTTAACTACCCGATCCAGCGTTTAGTACAATTTaatgtatcttaccagttctgcttaTCACATGGATGACAATGATAATACAAAATCTGGTATTTACCAATTAATAAGCAAGATATAGTACGATCTaggcaaatgtttaaactttaaaatacatgaccaagacaacagttctttataaagaaacaagaatttatttaattaatctatgatacatgaaactattctacttaaacacacatatgcacacatacacacaaagagtTCAGAGGGTGAAAGTTAACAGAATCCTTCTAGTAATGTTAAGTACAGTAGATCtgagaaagtcacaagagcagagtcttggatTTATTCTTACTGTTTGGTTATGAATCGAGCTCCAATTTTCAGCAAGGTAtgaagctttgtttgtttacttgcgttacggTTTGTTTTCATCTGGTGGTTCGGGGATCatggcgttgctgattggttggtgcatGGTTGTTGAGATGTCTATCAGGAAAGGCCTtgggtgaggcgttggttgcctggttaccgatgtcGGTGCTTCTCCTGAGGGTTTCTTCGTTGCAGAAGTTCTGGCTCGTTGAGAGATCTTAAAGCAGCGGCAGAGGCAGTGTAGTACATGCTGCGAGGAAGTGGTTGAGCGAGTGGTTACCTTCAGACGCCCATGATGAATCTTCTTCataataagtgtattagtgcagACAGGATTCAGGCTACTTCTAACTATTTTAAACAATTAGTACCGACTGACAAAAAGTCTTTTTCAACATCAAGCCCAACCATGGCTCCAGGAGCTTAAAAAGATGTAAACATTCTTACCCCTGAGGGTGCAGAGCTGCGTAAGGGTAACATTTATAATGCCCAGAttgaaaatgcaaaaatgcGTGAAGATAAGATTTCTGTGCATACTGAAAGAAGCGGAGAGGGCACCTAAAATAAAATTGGTCTAGGAGAGGAAGAAATTAGACAACTCTGAGAAGAGTTTACCCCTTCTTACTACATATACCATAGTTTAAGAAGGAATGCTGAGGAAGCGTTCTGTTCGAATTGTCACTTACAACCTAAAGAAAGGCTACCTTTGCCAGTAAGAATAGATCTTAGGAGATCAGGAGAAGCCCCTCTAAGTAATGAATCACTGACAGCAACAGAGAAGTTGGGAAGTGAAATTACAGAAATAACAAATACTGGAAAAGTATTATCTTAATACTGTTTTAACTAGTTTAATAATTTTGCTAGCTATAACCCTTACAAAAAATAACTGCAGTTTCTGGGAAAAACCTGCAGTTTTACTGCGGTTATACTTTATATGTTATgctgttttcctttttaatgaGCTGTATGTAAATTATCAACTGCCTGCGTATCAactgatttctacaccagctttatATCCTGAGGTCAGTTCTTTTCAGGAACACCTCTGAGCAGTTCTTAATCAGGGGACAGAGACAAACGTGTCTGTCTCTTCATGGACATGGCGTTAGCACATTAACAGTGTGCAATACTTGATGGCAAAAGCCAATAATTGTACGTTACATTACTAAAACCTTGCATTCTATAAAATGCATGCAATCATGTGCGTGTGTCAAACTGCATAGAAACTTAATGAAGACATTCTAAACAAACTGAGTAGCACATaatatttactgttttatttagaaTACATACATTCTATAGCTaacttttacatattttacaattCCAAACAGATCATATTCAGCTACTCTAGAATCAGAAAGTAATATACAATGGGAGGTCAAATCAAATGTAATGAAGTTTTTTGTGAATGAGGGCATTAAACCAATTGTAAACGCCCCCACCATCTTCCCATCCCTTATTTCCTCTGTTCACACATCTAAAAAGTTAATTCCAGCACTTAGGAGCAGAGAAAggtaatactttaaaaaaagaaatacatttgtgTTTGTGGGAAAGATCaaagggtatgaatacttttgcaaggcactgtagtGGTCAAGTTAATAAACAGTCATCCAGTTAAGTAAGTCATTTTTAGTTAATGCACCATATAAAGGTTGATTTTGACAACATTAAGATAACTAATGAatcacaaaaacatttaaaaacacaatgaaaAGTCTTATGCTTTTCCAGATGAGCTTGGTGCCCAAAATATCACCTCTTTAAGTGCAAAACAATATGAATTTGTATCATTTTCATGTCttatataaaattcaaattttatttgtgtatgttacaaataaaatttgaatttgaattttatataaGACATGAAAATGGTACAATTTGCCTTAACTCTTAGAAGTCTTCAGGTGTTTTGGGAATAAGTTCTGACATTTGTgcatttttcagttacttactgtataaacacataCAGAAAATGGCTAAAGTCTGATTACACTGTCAGTAATAGCACAAACTGGGCTACAGTAATATGTGAGCAGCATTTATGTACAAGTTTATGAAAAcatatttttggagaaaatgtatgcatgatttttaaaaacaacacaaaaaaagtcactaaaataagatcacaaaacacattcataacatttgtgtaAAAGACTTTTGTAACCTGGATCTTGTATCCTGGagttttacttcaaaataatgtGACGATCATCCTGCTCACTCATCCACAGAATTTCCTTCGTcattttttgtttacaaaaggcatatgctgtaattcacaccagagaagacaaagacctGTCCTGCCTCATTATCAGATAACAATTCAGTGTCTCTCCTTGGCTACAACTGCTGTATCTCAGAggaattcttttgtgtgtgggAGAAAATCTTGGAGGTTACATTCTCAAGGACCGGTTTGCGCTAAATCTGTAAATATTCCTTATtcaattctattcaattcaattcaattttatttgtatagcgcttttaacaattggtactgtcccaaagcagctttacacaatcaaaagaattatttaggtttgtatggaatttgaatgtgtatgaatcaaaatggtcagatagtccctggtgagcaaactgagggtgacagtggcaaggaaaaactccctgagatggtaataggaagaaaccttgagaggaaccagactcaacagggaacccaaccctcatttgggtgaaacagagagcaggaattgatctgcattcatagtgtgtgttagttggcaggcagttcagcataacagttgatgttaattaatggtaatatggagtccagttagttattgaaaactcaggtagacttgtatgaactatcaaactgtcaagtcctcagagaaacagctgccaacaccagtcgaggccagaaccgtcttctaggtagcgaGAActatccccagacacgagacgcatcccaaagagagacacggggcatccatgcgacgagatctccaaccagatgcggagcaccaggatgggtcagacaggtccggagggcagagggagtctggatcactggcagctcaggaacgacatgtgtagctggacagagagagggaaagagagagagggggagagagggaagagaaggaatgggaggggaga
Coding sequences:
- the LOC128520762 gene encoding C-C chemokine receptor type 4-like, whose protein sequence is MTTKFPDYYDLNLDESIYQACTNEYLKEFSRVFLPTLYCIVFIIGFISNSLVLCVLVKNYKKSNMSDVCLFNLALSDLLFLISLPFWAHYAASTEWIFGGFMCHAVTALYMLGFYGSIFFMILMTVDRYAVIVHRNNNLIPKYWSVRAGIALVLFMWVLIMGASLPIIIFSQVMNTSNVSKCVVIFPQGTEWMSSFYLQIIFHWILPLSVMVFCYSRIIPILMAMKSQKRYKAVRLLLITVTVFFFFWVPYTIVIFLKFLQYLGYMNTCRLYQDLNMALQWVKIIAFSHCCLNPIIYGYMGQRFRKLFLKALNDWFPLCFGKPTTI